The Lycium barbarum isolate Lr01 chromosome 4, ASM1917538v2, whole genome shotgun sequence nucleotide sequence CAATAAGCTTTCTTTCTGGAGTCAAACTTCAACATATTCGtctagaacttcaagaatcaaaCTTCAACATATTCGTCTATAACTTCTAAAGTATTTCAAACTTGTGAAAAGTGCAAAATGACAAAAAACAATCAATTCATTTCATTCACTATAGAGACTGGACAAATTAAAACCAAGCAAGACCTTCGGTTCACGAAATGACTAGAAAATGTGCACATGTACAAACGACTCTTCAGTACAAGCACTGGAAACTTTTTTTTTGAGAGGAAGGTAGTTGTATTATAGAAACAGCACTAAGGAAGTGCTGAAGTAATTACATGTTGAGCAAAAACCAAAAAAGGAATCCCTTTCTAATCCTATAGGGATTCTAAGAGGCTAAGAATTGATTCTGCATCATAAACAAACTGCTCCTTGCACCAAGAGAACAAAAGTATACAATCCTTAAAGTATCCTTAAAGTTACAATGCCATTTTGTATTTGTCACAACTGAacgtgagtttttttttttccttttttgggtTTTGTTCGAAGAGGGAAAGGGATCAATGGACTCTAAACAAACATCTCCAGAACTTCATGTCACAAATCTCGAAGGATACAGAATAGTTTATTACCAAAATTTAGCTCTATTATCAGCAGGAACATAAAACATGGTCTGAGCTAGCACTCCACATTCTCCACCAGAATCCATAACGTCATAGAAGCCACCAGTTCCAGGCCAATCACGCTCATGATTACCACTGCAAGAagttcatatatcatataacaataaACAGAGAGAAGCCGAGATTGAAGCTTAATCACACACAGTATTGTTAGGGACGCGAACCTTGCAATCATATAGGGTACGGTTGATGCAATGGGTTCCACTTGTGCAGTAAATTGGTCCCATTGTGATATGTATCCATTGGCATACGTAATGTCTCCTATATGGAAAACTATGTCAATGTTTTTAAGGTCATTGATGAGTTGGTCCGTTGTATTCAGTGAGCCCGGCTGATAATTACTATACTCATTTGAACCATCACGCTCTGCCTGAAAATCACTATGCAGTTTAgtcttatgattttgtgtatTGACAAAAAAACTGATTGGAGTAGGGGTAAAGGGGAACCATAAGAGATTCCCACAAAATTCAGCTAATGTTGAATGTGCAGTAAGCGCTCAACAAAGGAGAAAAAACAAGCTTATCCTTTGGCCATCAATATCAGATATAGCAGTTAATATCGATTCAATAGTAAATGATTGATGCCACATGAAGTGGCCTTACATTCTTATTGGATCAGTGGTAACACAAGCTTAGAATTGGTAGTTTATCAGATCATACACATTCTAAAGGAATTATGATTATAAATGAAGAAAGTGTTGCCCAAATATATATGATAGTAAATGAAATGCTTGTTGGTTCGAAAAACCACTCACATACATCTTAAACTCGAATTAAAGTGCAATTAGCGAAGTGCTCCAAAGAAATTTAGTATAAACCTGGTATAAGAGTTACTATTGAAACGATGCTTAAATATATGCCTAGAAAACATTCTTTCACATGAATCTGCGGAATCAAGCTGTTTAGGACCAAAATTCGAACCTTTGCTAAAATCAGAATGTAATGAGGCGAAGTTGTCATATTCAGAGTAGGAAAAATGATAAGTTGAATGGACATCAGACTCGTCCCTCCCAATATAATAGTTGAATGGACATCAGACTCGTCTTCCCAATATAACAAAATAAACGACACTTCTAGGATATTGAAAATGATTTACTCATTATTATAAGAAACTAATCGTATTTGACAAACTTCTGGAATTTCAAATTCATTTATAAATTCATTTTTACAAGAAATCATGCTTTTACTTTTGATACTATACCCAACAAGAGCAGTAATTGGTAATTGAAGTTACCTTTCCCATGTCTCCAAAAATTATAACCCGCTGCAATGAGTCTTGTCCTGGATATGGTGATGATCTAAAGGAATACAGCTTACTCCACATGTAGGAACCATTTGACAACATGTGGCCCATCTTGTATGTGTACCTGATGTATTTATCATTTCATTGAACACAAGTATACATGAATTGCTGCCAAGTCGAAGTTCTATTCCTAAGGAAATATAATTTGTACAACAAACTTACAAGGTGTTTGGCCACAGGTCCTTCATGAAGCTAGTGTGTATGAACCCTGGATCACGCCAACCAACTGTTCTAGCAGGTGAACCTGAAAACGTACATCAGAGAAGTATTACTTCATGCTGATAATTTGTAGGTATGATACTTATTGTTTTTCCCGCATTTTCTTACATTTGAAACAGAACATCAAACTAAAAAAGCTACTCAGGTCCAGTGAAGCCACTAGGGACTGTCACTCCCAAAAAAAGAGAAATGTTCGACACTTGATTATTACCATCTGTTGTTCTTCAGCAAATATCTCTTGATCATTACGTTTTCCAGTTCTCAACAAGTTGTTTTACCCTCTTCGAAATACGCTTGGGATCTTAAAGTTTGTGATTGGTAAATAGATCCTTTTCactttccaaaattcataaactgCCTTAGTGATATATGTTGTCAATAAATTGTAACATACCACACATTGTGTTTCTATCGAATGTCAATGTTCCTGCCGGTGAGCGACGTTGAGGATCACCCTTTCGACCCCATTCAATGAAAGGAACAGCTTCGTCTAAATTATAACCACTTGTCCAGGTCAACGTCATCTATGGAAAGAGAAGAGATGGAAAAGCTTCATGAGAAATTCATTGCACCTTGCAAGGATAAAGTGCCTTCCTTAACAGTAAAGAAATAAAACTGGTGATTAGCGCCAACTTACTTCATTCCATAATTTCCCCAAAGCAAGCCGTGGATAAAGCGGTGCTTTAGGATTTGCAAATGATATGTAATTTGAAACTCCTACCAgctttggctgcatcaaatataATGTATTAAGGAAACATGAAGAAAAAACAGAAGACTAGCAAACATTTGGGGCAGTTAATGTGTTTGCAGGTATCATTTATGGTGCCAGTATGCAGCACTTGCTTGGATGATATGTATTGTGGAATTTGAATGCTAAGTTGTATGAAGGTTTTATTTCTGTTAATATTTGCTTTACAACAAATACACCTTGAATTCAACTACTTCCATGACAAGCACTTTAACACGAGCAATAGAAACATCGTAGAAAtttggggcgggggggggggggggggggggggggggaagaaaaaaaaaaggagagagaataAGATGAAGCATAGAGATCACTTATTTTACTAACATTTGACAACCCGCCTGTAAACAATGCAAAGGAGAAATCTGCCCGCTGATTGATTAATTGGAACTTGAGAGAGGTTTTTCCTGTTTTCACGTAATTGGAATTGGAGAAATTTGCAAAGTTGTACTGCAACAACCACATTATTTTGGTTAGATTTTAGAAAATGCAAACACATCTCCTAATTGTTTCTTAAAATTATGCTTGAACTATGCTCACCTTTATTGGAGCTGTACAAATATATGGAGCCTGTTCTTTGCGATCGTTTTCCAAGTAACATGTAGATCCACTGAGAAGCAAAAGGACTACATCAACTCAATATCAAGATATATTATTATCAGGCAACAAACTTGTGTGCCAGGACTGGTTCAACGAGGAACTTCACTAACAATAAGGATGCTAAAGCTTAAAACTAGTAAAGGCATTTAGGCAGTAGAGATAATAGAAAGATGAACATACTTGAATTTAGCTGGAGAGAAAACTCCAACCCAGTCATCATGAGATGGCTTGGGGTTGTCAAGATCCACAGTTACCCATTCAGTGTCACCACCCTGTCATGTTAATGAATATAATCATTGCTTTATAAACAGTATCCAAATGATACAAGGACAAATTATAAAGCAAGAAAAGTCCCTAAATGTGATAAGTAAAAAAACAAAGAAGCCAGTGGTGAGTCAAGAATACAAGCAGGGGCGCAAGGAGGTTCCGAACCCCTTCGCTAAAAAAAATATACTGTATATGCAAGATCAATTTTTTACTGTATATATAGCATCCCACCTTGTCTTTTTCGCAcatttaattctttattttcGAATCCTCTTACTAAAAAACTCTGGCTTCGCCACCTAGTACAAGGATTTCTAGAGTCTTTGTAATAGCTAAGAGAATGCTTAGAGGTATCAACCaataatagaaaatagaacatgccTTTCAACTAAAAGAATGAAGACTTCAAATATCAAGATAGTATCAATACAGCAAAAGAGATGTAGCCAATTGAAGAGAAGTACCTTGGCACCAAGAATAGATGGACGAGCTTTAATGGTGAGACAGTCATCAAGTGCAAGAGTAGCTCTATGGATTGCTATGTTTGATAAAGGCTGCTCCCCACTATGAGCTGAAGCAACATACAAAGTTACAATCAAATTTGCAAAGCATACAAAACTCTTCATTTTTTTACACACACAGTCGCCGGCTTTTCCCAAGAAATGTTATAATAGGATAGACCTCTCttctctccattttccccaaACATGTGTCACGGTTTTGAGATTTAATTAACCAAATCAAAATCTTTAGGAtaataaatacttatatatttcCTTAATTTTCGATAATTCCTCTTTTAATAATTTCACAACTTCAAATAATTTTTATATGTCAATTTAATCTTTATTCACTTATTTGTTGTGTTCCCTTTCTCTCTAATTTGTTTggtatttcttttcttatttatttttaacaATTGACGAGTCAATAAGTCAATTAATGTCCACTGAAATTTTAAAATTGTACAAATTActtttattatttattctttttaatTTGTTGATATAATACATTGATTAATTGGCCATCTTAACAAAAGAACTATCCCATCTgttcaaagaaaaagaaaagaactattccaaaaacaaaaaaaaactcgtAACAAAGCTGGAAAAAGAGAGAacaatatttaatatatatatatatatatatatgtgtgtgtgtgtggatgaAAATCTGTAGCTAAAGTTATGGGatttccaaaaaaaattgaagcaaaTATATGGTATATTTATTATCCTAATCATGATTAGGACTTTGATTTGATTAATTAAATTTCAACCATTAGTTTTTTACCATGACACATGTCTCCAATCCAATTAAGAACTTGGGAAAAatggagagaagagaaatggagagGAGCCCCATCAGTTAGAATATCTTCACTCTCAATAGTTAGccttttttttgtaattttttattttatttgaaaaaatgtGAGGTGTTTGGCTATGGCGGATCTAGCCTATTAGGTGAGGGGAACCCCACTTTTAACACGGATTATAAATTTacgtgtaaaaaattattaaaattatatatatagtagatatgaacccataacttttaaaatataatgagttcaatACTAAAATTCTTAAAATTGAACCCACATAATTTAAATCCTGAATCCACCTCTGTGTTTGGCCAaatttttgagagaaaataagtaatTCTGAGAGAAGCAGAAGCagttttcagaagctaaaaaaatagtttttgaccaaaagcacttttttaaaaaaaaaaacttttaagaattGGCCAAACATAAACTGTTTTAAAAACTTAATCAaatactaattgctgctcaaaagtgcttttaaattaattggtcaaacataAATTGTTTTTCGTCAAaagtattttcttaaaaaaatacttttaaacgttactgattttagaagcttgaacaaacaggctataagtcgtGGAGTGGCCCTCCAGATCCACTCCAaagatttctatttttttttttaaatgtaaatcTTGACTATTGGATGTGTGTATTTTCTATAAGGTAAAGTAAAATTTGTTGAGATAcctaaagaaaaaaattaagacaAAGACGATGGTACTGTCACCGACACAGTCATCGGCAGGTGTGTGATTGTAATTTGCTTGTGTGCAAGTTAAGCATGCAAGATTGAATGGTCCTAACGATGACATGAAGTAGTTGTATTCGTAGTTGTGGTATCTGGTTGTGCACATATCGAGTGTCTTGGGGAAGTAAAGTATTATGTGATCCTTTTTCTATTTTTTGAGTTGCGCGTTAACTAGTTGGAatattatgattatatatttaaaaaaaggCTAACATTCAAATTAAGGCATGTTGCAATTGAACATCTCTAACTTCTCATAAAGTATTTGTTATGCCtcatttaaacgggttaaattagagtacaacatattggagatttctaaattgcttattttaaggagtcgccacctaattgattttaaagtgaattagggcacctaattattaactaagttAAAGTTAACTAAACctcgttaatggtctgcttaaatttcaattctaggtaagggttctaattatcctaaagagAAGGGGTTAGACaccctttagaatccgttaactacggttatccggtcaaacttaggttaattaattaaagttaaagatgcaaatgtagcatttaaattttaagaaaatagtttGTGAATATTGGtaaaattttaaagaaaaatataataatgctatttaaaataatgctCATAAATgctgctaaggctttaaatgaaaaaTGCTATTAAGaataagatttatagaaaatatgataatttgcataaaaggaaacttcaaatgtcatttaaaatagaacttataagTGTTGCTAactaaataaaaatgctatttagaataaaatttgcataaaatatatataagtagaagaaaatgaGGGTTTGTGTagcgttttaataaatatttgagatAACTCAAGTGGcgaggtattaattgattttgtATTTTAGGAGTACAAACAAAATACGAAAATAGCTAATGTGagttttctttttcccttttattatttcttattaactatgcttagctaaaaatatgcacGATTTGGCTAAAAATATCCATTACGCTTGAATTCTTTAAGATAATAAGAAAAAATCATGATTCCTTTAGCTCAAAagatatagtcatgccattttgaaAATCAGTTATTCTAAAAAATATTACAGatgctataaataattttaacataaaaaatgaaacttatggaactaATTGTGAGTTTttctcttaaattaactacccattatac carries:
- the LOC132634701 gene encoding probable inactive purple acid phosphatase 27 isoform X1, producing MKSFVCFANLIVTLYVASAHSGEQPLSNIAIHRATLALDDCLTIKARPSILGAKGGDTEWVTVDLDNPKPSHDDWVGVFSPAKFNGSTCYLENDRKEQAPYICTAPIKYNFANFSNSNYVKTGKTSLKFQLINQRADFSFALFTGGLSNPKLVGVSNYISFANPKAPLYPRLALGKLWNEMTLTWTSGYNLDEAVPFIEWGRKGDPQRRSPAGTLTFDRNTMCGSPARTVGWRDPGFIHTSFMKDLWPNTLYTYKMGHMLSNGSYMWSKLYSFRSSPYPGQDSLQRVIIFGDMGKAERDGSNEYSNYQPGSLNTTDQLINDLKNIDIVFHIGDITYANGYISQWDQFTAQVEPIASTVPYMIASGNHERDWPGTGGFYDVMDSGGECGVLAQTMFYVPADNRAKFWYSTDYGMFHFCIADSENDWREGSEQYRFIEHCLESVDRQKQPWLIFAAHRVLGYSSDKWYGLEGSFEEPMGRESLQKLWQKYKVDIAFYGHVHNYERTCPIYQNQCVNSERSHYSGIVNGTIHVVVGGGGSHLSEFTPINTTWSLYRDYNWGFVKLTAFNHSSLLFEYKKSSDGKVYDSFTISRDYKDVLACVHDGCEPTTLAS
- the LOC132634701 gene encoding probable inactive purple acid phosphatase 27 isoform X2, producing MMTGLEFSLQLNSILLLLSGSTCYLENDRKEQAPYICTAPIKYNFANFSNSNYVKTGKTSLKFQLINQRADFSFALFTGGLSNPKLVGVSNYISFANPKAPLYPRLALGKLWNEMTLTWTSGYNLDEAVPFIEWGRKGDPQRRSPAGTLTFDRNTMCGSPARTVGWRDPGFIHTSFMKDLWPNTLYTYKMGHMLSNGSYMWSKLYSFRSSPYPGQDSLQRVIIFGDMGKAERDGSNEYSNYQPGSLNTTDQLINDLKNIDIVFHIGDITYANGYISQWDQFTAQVEPIASTVPYMIASGNHERDWPGTGGFYDVMDSGGECGVLAQTMFYVPADNRAKFWYSTDYGMFHFCIADSENDWREGSEQYRFIEHCLESVDRQKQPWLIFAAHRVLGYSSDKWYGLEGSFEEPMGRESLQKLWQKYKVDIAFYGHVHNYERTCPIYQNQCVNSERSHYSGIVNGTIHVVVGGGGSHLSEFTPINTTWSLYRDYNWGFVKLTAFNHSSLLFEYKKSSDGKVYDSFTISRDYKDVLACVHDGCEPTTLAS